One part of the Alistipes onderdonkii genome encodes these proteins:
- a CDS encoding YihY/virulence factor BrkB family protein, which produces MKISEIFTYFTDTIFRRDIREWRNPVIRWLVQQYRLLFYTARGLLEHGTIVRSAALTFYTLMSLVPIVAVVFAVVKGFGLADGLVENLYALFPQNPEIVDYIVTFAEKALARTQGGVVAAVALVMLFWAVIRVFGSIESAFNNIWEVKVDRSLTRQYTDYIAVVMIVPVLWVVANAVGKFAQQMLGFDGSWYFTLLSHLASMVIIWVMFTILYIIIPNTKVKFRSALMAGIVAGTLFLLFQWGYLYIQRWMTSYNAIYGSFAALPLLLIWLQTSWQILLFGGELSFAYQNIARFGEERESLLISYDQRRKILLAVMLTVVRRFRGQGGATPADEIRAQLDLPTRIVNDILYQLVQAGQLIAVPSGDGEREVAFAPAHDPQSMTVYGILEAVEKSGQTTVDLTQSAELTRIDQELETLKETARKSQDNVRLVDLL; this is translated from the coding sequence ATGAAAATCAGCGAAATATTCACCTATTTTACGGACACGATCTTCCGGCGCGACATCCGCGAATGGCGCAACCCGGTGATCCGCTGGCTCGTGCAGCAATACCGGCTGCTGTTCTATACGGCGCGGGGCCTGCTCGAACACGGCACCATCGTCCGCAGCGCGGCACTCACGTTCTACACGCTGATGTCGCTGGTACCGATCGTCGCGGTGGTCTTCGCCGTCGTCAAGGGCTTCGGGCTGGCCGACGGGCTGGTGGAAAACCTCTACGCCCTCTTCCCGCAGAACCCCGAGATCGTAGACTACATCGTCACGTTCGCCGAAAAGGCGCTCGCCCGCACACAGGGCGGCGTGGTGGCCGCCGTGGCGCTGGTCATGCTCTTCTGGGCTGTGATCCGGGTCTTCGGCTCGATCGAAAGCGCCTTCAACAACATCTGGGAGGTCAAGGTCGATCGCAGCCTCACCCGCCAGTATACCGATTACATCGCCGTGGTGATGATCGTGCCGGTGCTGTGGGTCGTTGCCAATGCCGTCGGCAAATTCGCCCAGCAGATGCTGGGCTTCGACGGCAGCTGGTATTTCACCCTGCTCTCGCACCTGGCGTCGATGGTCATCATCTGGGTCATGTTCACCATCCTGTATATCATCATCCCCAATACGAAGGTCAAATTCAGGAGCGCCCTGATGGCGGGCATCGTCGCCGGCACGCTTTTCCTGCTTTTCCAGTGGGGATACCTCTACATCCAGCGGTGGATGACCTCCTACAATGCCATTTACGGCAGTTTCGCAGCGCTGCCGCTGTTGCTCATCTGGCTCCAGACCTCGTGGCAGATCCTGCTGTTCGGCGGCGAATTGTCGTTCGCCTACCAGAACATCGCCCGTTTCGGCGAAGAGCGCGAATCGCTGCTCATCAGCTACGACCAGCGGCGCAAGATCCTGCTGGCCGTGATGCTCACGGTCGTGCGGCGCTTCCGCGGCCAGGGCGGCGCCACCCCGGCCGACGAGATCCGGGCACAACTGGATCTGCCCACGCGCATCGTCAACGACATCCTTTACCAGCTCGTGCAGGCCGGACAACTGATCGCCGTGCCCTCGGGCGACGGCGAGCGCGAAGTAGCCTTCGCCCCGGCGCACGACCCCCAGTCGATGACCGTTTACGGCATACTCGAAGCGGTCGAAAAATCGGGGCAAACGACCGTCGACCTGACCCAGAGCGCCGAACTGACCCGCATCGACCAAGAACTGGAAACGCTCAAAGAGACCGCCCGCAAATCGCAGGACAACGTCCGGCTGGTGGATTTACTGTAA
- a CDS encoding THUMP-like domain-containing protein: MITPGEYTLLLTDEVQRAIAANRGRDPLEVALDRNTPHVRLVATQVKYLARAEAKLPSYAAAQCILPPLAFEQASSEACAAHKRIAGGAVLDLTCGLGADAFFLARRFRRVVTLERDQTLARIAAENFRRLGATNIEVVNTSAEAYLAQPGLHFDWVYADPDRRSGDGRKLVRLEDCSPDILSLMPLIGRASGRLCVKNSPLFDIGEALRLFPGARVEAVSLGDECKEVVIYADGTGPGITATALGRGSFTTTPAQAGAPPHPGAFEPDRYRWLVVPDVALQKARLARLHLRGKADIWSENGYGFAAERPEGIIGKVFAIESIEPYDPRRLKRALKGRGAELMKRDFPFATEELARRLGVHAGNDVRLAFTKIGSGFWVVRLE, encoded by the coding sequence ATGATAACCCCCGGGGAATATACGCTGCTGCTGACGGACGAAGTGCAGCGGGCCATCGCCGCCAACCGCGGCCGCGACCCGCTGGAGGTGGCCTTAGACCGCAACACACCCCACGTCCGGCTGGTCGCCACGCAGGTCAAGTACCTCGCGCGGGCAGAGGCGAAACTCCCCTCGTACGCCGCCGCACAGTGCATCCTGCCGCCGCTGGCGTTCGAACAGGCATCGAGCGAAGCCTGCGCCGCCCACAAGCGGATCGCGGGCGGGGCCGTCCTCGATCTCACCTGCGGGCTGGGCGCCGACGCCTTTTTCCTGGCGCGTCGTTTCCGCCGCGTGGTGACGCTCGAACGCGACCAGACGCTCGCCCGCATCGCCGCGGAGAACTTCCGGCGGCTCGGCGCCACGAACATCGAGGTCGTCAACACCTCCGCCGAAGCATACCTCGCACAGCCCGGACTGCATTTCGACTGGGTCTATGCCGATCCCGACCGCCGTTCGGGCGACGGACGCAAACTGGTACGGCTCGAGGATTGTTCGCCCGACATACTCTCCCTGATGCCGCTCATCGGCAGGGCTTCGGGACGACTGTGCGTCAAAAACTCCCCGCTGTTCGACATCGGCGAGGCGCTGCGGCTCTTCCCCGGCGCCCGCGTAGAGGCCGTATCGCTGGGCGACGAATGCAAGGAGGTCGTCATCTATGCCGACGGCACGGGCCCCGGCATTACCGCGACCGCCCTCGGACGCGGCTCGTTCACGACAACGCCCGCCCAAGCCGGCGCACCCCCGCACCCGGGGGCGTTCGAACCGGATCGTTACCGGTGGCTCGTGGTACCCGATGTGGCGTTGCAGAAAGCGCGGCTGGCACGGCTGCACCTGCGCGGCAAAGCCGACATATGGAGCGAAAACGGGTACGGTTTCGCTGCGGAGCGGCCAGAGGGGATAATTGGCAAAGTATTCGCAATCGAAAGTATCGAGCCCTACGACCCCCGGCGGCTGAAACGCGCACTCAAAGGCCGCGGCGCGGAGTTGATGAAACGGGACTTCCCGTTCGCCACGGAGGAGCTGGCACGGCGGCTGGGCGTACATGCCGGCAACGACGTACGGCTGGCCTTCACGAAAATCGGGAGCGGTTTTTGGGTTGTACGGCTGGAATAG
- a CDS encoding ComEC/Rec2 family competence protein, with the protein MKAASLSARLDRMPMVKAVAPFAAGILAADCFTLPLWFLAGAFLLSGTLALLLHSQSGALVMLLTAGFAASQLRDTAHTLPRGIYTTYELTVEGIPAERGRYTSAEATAIAWRDPSDGTWHASGDRIMLYADSLTALYPGERIRCRGSVRPFRGGAESYRRLMARRGFAGTLWLSERTLIERLPGRSSALHLHAVERMQRIGMRNDAGAVCRAMVTGDRSGITQELRTAYSRSGLSHLLAVSGLHTGIVFALVNLMLWWLPLLHRGHLVRNLLATVCIWLFVAAAGFPPSAVRAAVMCTMLQFALASASEYVALNALAAAGFGMLLWNPAWLGDISFQLSFIAVAAILAWGVPLCRLLHTRRRALNLLTDALVISLVAGIATAPLVSHTFGTVPLAGLLVNPVAILVGSIVVLSGTVWMILPVNWLAPAFDAVLSDTAGLLNTLARAAAAFPGGYAEYTLGGGATAGIYLFFLLTTLAAWSFEPKKSVHLPA; encoded by the coding sequence ATGAAAGCCGCCTCCCTGTCCGCACGACTCGACCGTATGCCGATGGTAAAAGCCGTCGCACCGTTCGCCGCGGGGATTCTCGCCGCGGACTGCTTCACGCTGCCCCTGTGGTTCCTCGCAGGGGCTTTTTTGCTGTCCGGGACGCTGGCGCTGCTGCTGCACTCACAGTCCGGCGCACTCGTAATGCTGCTCACGGCCGGGTTCGCCGCCTCGCAGCTCCGCGACACGGCGCACACGCTGCCCCGCGGTATATACACGACTTACGAACTTACCGTCGAGGGTATCCCCGCCGAACGCGGACGCTACACCTCGGCCGAAGCGACGGCCATAGCGTGGCGCGACCCTTCGGACGGAACCTGGCACGCCTCGGGAGACCGCATAATGCTCTATGCCGACAGCCTTACGGCCCTCTACCCCGGCGAGAGAATCCGCTGCCGGGGTTCGGTGCGGCCGTTTCGCGGCGGAGCGGAAAGTTACCGCCGGCTGATGGCACGCCGGGGGTTCGCCGGAACGTTGTGGCTGTCGGAGCGCACCCTCATTGAGCGCCTGCCCGGACGAAGCAGCGCCCTGCACCTGCACGCCGTCGAGCGGATGCAACGGATCGGGATGCGGAACGATGCGGGCGCCGTCTGCCGCGCCATGGTCACGGGCGACCGGAGCGGCATCACGCAGGAGTTGCGCACGGCCTATTCGCGCAGCGGGCTGTCGCACCTGCTGGCCGTCTCGGGACTGCACACGGGCATCGTCTTCGCACTGGTCAACCTCATGCTGTGGTGGCTGCCGCTGCTGCACCGCGGGCACCTGGTGCGCAACCTGCTCGCAACGGTCTGCATCTGGCTGTTCGTCGCGGCGGCCGGATTCCCGCCCAGCGCCGTGCGGGCGGCCGTGATGTGCACGATGCTCCAGTTCGCACTGGCCTCGGCGTCGGAGTACGTCGCACTCAACGCACTGGCGGCCGCCGGCTTCGGGATGCTGCTGTGGAACCCCGCCTGGCTGGGCGACATCAGTTTCCAACTCTCGTTCATCGCCGTCGCGGCCATCCTCGCCTGGGGCGTGCCGCTCTGCCGACTGCTCCATACCCGCCGGCGGGCGCTCAACCTGCTCACGGACGCCCTCGTCATCAGCCTCGTGGCGGGCATCGCCACGGCACCCCTCGTATCGCACACCTTCGGCACAGTCCCGCTGGCGGGGCTGCTCGTCAATCCCGTGGCGATCCTCGTGGGAAGCATCGTCGTGCTGAGCGGCACCGTCTGGATGATCCTTCCCGTAAACTGGCTCGCCCCGGCCTTCGACGCCGTGCTTTCGGACACGGCCGGCCTACTCAACACGCTGGCCCGAGCTGCCGCGGCGTTCCCGGGCGGATATGCCGAATACACCCTCGGCGGCGGGGCGACGGCGGGCATCTACCTGTTTTTTCTGCTCACCACCCTGGCTGCATGGTCTTTCGAGCCGAAAAAAAGCGTACATTTGCCGGCATGA
- a CDS encoding structural protein, whose protein sequence is MSRGLQNCNPGNIRQSKVRYKGEVRPSRDPAFKQFESLAWGYRAIFVLLDTYRIRYGLDTIRGMISRWAPPSENHTETYIRAVADAVGIPDGQPLDTRDRTTMLRMAAAVSRVENGAAADMGEVELGWELFVRDKPASG, encoded by the coding sequence ATGAGTAGGGGGCTGCAAAACTGCAACCCGGGCAATATCCGCCAGTCGAAGGTGCGCTACAAGGGCGAAGTGCGCCCCTCGCGCGACCCGGCGTTCAAACAGTTCGAGTCCCTTGCATGGGGCTACCGCGCGATATTCGTACTGCTGGACACCTACCGGATACGCTACGGGCTCGACACGATCCGGGGCATGATTTCGCGGTGGGCGCCGCCTTCGGAAAACCACACCGAAACCTACATCCGCGCCGTGGCCGACGCCGTCGGAATCCCGGACGGGCAACCGCTCGACACCCGCGACCGCACGACGATGCTACGCATGGCTGCGGCTGTATCGCGTGTGGAAAACGGCGCCGCGGCCGATATGGGCGAGGTGGAACTGGGGTGGGAACTGTTCGTCCGCGACAAGCCCGCATCCGGCTGA
- a CDS encoding phage holin family protein: METLYRLISGLTAGFIALFAPIGPLVACAMAFIGIDFLSGVAASRAAARRKGHTWYFESCEAWRTVLKLGLTVTAIAMAWLIDSCVLDFMQLNVARLFTGFTCGVELWSFLENAAQLSDAPLFHWLRRYVRRRIRKEAGDE; the protein is encoded by the coding sequence ATGGAAACCTTATACAGACTCATTAGCGGCCTCACGGCGGGCTTCATCGCCCTGTTCGCCCCCATAGGCCCGCTGGTGGCATGTGCCATGGCATTCATCGGCATCGACTTCCTCTCGGGCGTAGCCGCCAGCCGCGCCGCTGCCCGCCGCAAGGGGCACACCTGGTATTTCGAAAGCTGCGAGGCCTGGCGCACGGTGCTCAAACTGGGACTTACGGTCACGGCCATCGCCATGGCCTGGCTGATAGACAGCTGTGTCCTGGACTTCATGCAGCTGAACGTGGCACGGCTCTTCACGGGTTTCACATGCGGCGTGGAGCTGTGGTCGTTCCTCGAAAATGCCGCACAGCTCTCCGATGCACCGCTGTTCCATTGGCTGCGCCGCTATGTCCGCCGCCGTATCCGAAAGGAGGCGGGCGATGAGTAG